The uncultured Flavobacterium sp. genome segment TTTGGATAATAATCAGTTCCTGTAGTAGTACTAAGTCCTCTAACAATAGAGTAACAATCCTCAATGGTTTTGTTAGCATTTGCAGGCATTATAAACATAGAAAAATCGGGTACTTGTCCGTAAAGTGCTATTGGGTTTGTAAGTGATACCTGGATATTGTTATTGTTCACTAATAAATTAACCGATTGCCCAATTCTAGGATCGCTGTTTCGGTGTATTTGTCCGTACTTTGCTGCACAAATAAGAGCATTGGCATCAGTGATTACTACTCCATTTACTTCTCTTAAGATAGTTGCTGCGGCACCTAGATAAATTTCGGCCCCCAATGAATTTGGTGGACTTGTTAAGTGGATTGCTCCACCACTTGTTGGAGTGACAGACGTTCCACTATTCCATTTATTTATAGGATTATAAGCGTAATTTCCTGTTTCGCGAACAATTACAGGCTCATTATTTTCATCTAACAAATAGAGGTCTTCGAGTTTAACATTCGTGTGACCGAGTATTTCTTGATAAAGGGATAAAACCAAATTGGGATTAACTCTCCACAAATGAAACCAATATTCCGGATTTTCATGAGTAAAATCAACTGTTGTGATATCTCCATTTGCATCACGAATAACAGACCATTCTGTGTATTCATCTTGCCATCCGCGTGGTCCCAATGGTCCAAAAGAACGAGTAACCGGAGATTGTGGATCGCATCCGTTTTGAGGAACAAGCAATTCAACATTATATTTTTGAGTAAAAGCCGTTGGCCCGATATCAGCAAGTTCATGCAATTTATTTGTTGCATCGTTCCCAAATTTTTGAGTAAAAAGCGGAGTAAAATAAAAATTAACTCTATTAGGAAAAGCAGTCCATTGAATAGGAACTGTATTATCCGCCGAAGGACTATACAAAGGTTCATTAATTGGATTAAAATACCATGATCTTGGATTGTCATAAAGGCTAGTCCAAGGATTTCCCATTTGAGAATTTTGAGTGCAGTAAGTAACATAATTACTCCACGCTAACAAAAACTCATTTTCGAGCTCAACAGGTTGATTTTTAAAATCTTTCTCTGCTTGAAAAGCAGGCGTATCAAATTTATTCAATAATGAGACCTGATCATCAATTAGACCCGAGCTATTATCAGTTACTTCTTTACTTACAGGATTAATTTGATTACCAATTACATCCATAGTTTTTCCATTTTCCATGATTACTTATATTTTAATTGTTTTATTTTTCAAAAATTTAAATTTTAATAAGTATAAAGTAAAGAAAATAAAATGTTGTAAAACAGCGTATTAATACCTGATTTATAAATAAATACATACAAAAAAACAAAGCCTTTATTTGCACAAGAAAAAAACTTGGTTTTTAACGATGGTTTTAGTTGAAATGCAAAAATTGCTGCCCTTCATAAATTTTGCTTTGGCTTGGAACAAGCTCTTTGTAATTTTTGAATGTTTTCGTTATGTAGCTATCTGATCCGTTTTCTTGATTTTCTCAACTCCCCTTTCTCGCATTAATCCGGCTGCATCGAGCATTTTAATTAAATGAATATAAGGCGTCGTCAAGTCAGATTCAGGATCTTCGGCATAAGGAGACAATGAAAGCTCGAGGATTAGACATAGAAAGAATTCAAATTCTTTAAACGTTTTTTCTTCAAATGCTTTTTGAAATACAATAAAAGGATTATCGTATTCTTCCTTCGTCAGCGAAGAAAGATGAAATACAGTCTCAGAACGTGAATATGCTTTCACCTTCCATTTTTTGCTTTTCTCTTGCAGGCAGTAACAGAGTTTGAGAAAAGAAAAGATAGCGGTATAAAAGACAAAAGCATTGCTTGGGTTATCTTGTTCGTAAACTTTAGTTTTATAGCTACAAATTACCAGTTCAGTTAAATTTTGTTTATAATAATCAAGACGTGCAAAAGCAAAAAAAGCTTCAATTGCCTTAAACGGATTTCCTGAAACATATCCCGCGCAAAAGTTAGTTTCAAGGGGTATTTTATTCTTTTTCATACCAAGGCGATTTAAAATTTAACAGCGAAATTCTGCTTTTATAAAAGAATAAACTATTCGGAATACGGATATTATACAGATTGTATTTTCAATATCGTCCAATTTCATTGTACTATTTTCATAATACATTGACATTATACCAGAAAACATTGGAGTAAAATATAAATAGAAATGGTATAATATCTGACAAAAGAGATGTTTTATGGGATATTTTTTTATCTTTGAAACTCAGGATTTTTAATCCAAATGGCTTTATCTTTGAGCCTTCAATAAAATTGATATTCATTATGGAACAGAAAATACATCAGGGAAGAAACTTAAAACGCTTCAGAGAAATGCTTAACATAAAGCAGGAAGCATTAGCTTATGATCTGGGAAATGACTGGAATCAGAAGAAAATTTCTATGCTGGAGCAGAAAGATGTAATTGAAGACAGCCTGCTAAAACAAATCTCTGCAGTATTAAAAATTCCGGTTGAAGCTTTTCAGAATTTTGATGAAGAGCAAGCAATAAATATTATTTCTAATACTTTTGACAATTGTCAACAACCTGCATCTGTATTTTACAATTCTACCATTAATCAAATTGATCAATTGGTTAAACTACACGATGAAAAAATAGCTTTGTATGAAAGAATGTTGAAAGAGAAAGATGAAATGATGGCAAGACTTGAAAAATTATTCAATAAATAATCATTATATTTTTTTACTGCTCCGATTTGATTTTTGTTTATTTAGATGTATGAATTAAAGTAATCTACTATTTCTTCATTTAAATTTGAAAATCTTTCCAACTCTTCTTTTACGCTTTTTAATTTTAAAATCCCCGCAGAATTCATTACCTCAATTTTATCTGTAATACTAATGGCTTTAAAATCTCCAATTGAATTTGTGTTTTCCTCAAACTTAAAATGGATTAATATTGGAATGTGAGCGAATGCATTACGAATTGATGATATATCTCTTATTTTATTTAAGATGATTTTATCAAATTTTTCAATGTTTCCAAGAATTTTTATTTTAGCTCCAATCGGAATAATTGAAGAATTAAGCATTATTTTTTGAAATTTAAGAGGATCGTCAGGTTTGAAATATTGGGTTATAACTTTATCAATTTTTGATTCGATTTTATTCATTTCATTTATAACCCAACCTCTATTTTCTTCAACATTACGGTCCGAAATATTCTTACTTATTGATCTTTTGAAATGTGTCATATCTATTTTTTTAATGGTAATACAATAACTATAGTAATTAGTAGAGTATACTGTTAGAGGTAAATATAATTAGTTTACTTAATTATAAGGGTGCTCCTGATGCATGGCCATGAAGTATTATATATCACTCTTAACTCGTTCCCACTCCCTTTTTAAAATTACCTGACTTATTTCAATTACAGCTGCATGTTTCTCCCAAAACATTAATTCTGTGTCACTACCTATTTTGTAAAGATTATTTAGCATTTCAGAAATTAGCAAAGTTAACGTTTTATGGTCCTCTTCCTTAGGATTTATAAGTAATCTAATTTTCATTTCCAATTCTATAATTCTGTAATACTCCTTATCCTTCCGATCTTCAGTTCCAACCAAGCAGTAGTGATGTGATTTTGCCGTTAATTCAGTTATAGTATTTCTTAATTCATTTATCCATTGCTGTCTAATTGGAGAAATTAAATTTTTAGAGGCAATCGCAGAATTTAATTTTAAAGTTCTTTTCGTAATAGCTATTGATACTAAAGGACCAAAAAAAACCGCAAGACCAGCTATTATTAAAGATAAAATCGAAATTAATTCATTGTTTATATTCATATGGTTTTCTAAATTTTATAATGATATTGAAGTCTTTGATAATTTTGGTCATTATTTAGAAAATAAAATTTTAGTAATATTTCTCAATTGTTTTGACAGGTAACACAGCTTATAGGACTACTACAATAGCCTTTAATTTATTTCAATTTTTCTAAACGTTGCCGGGCTTTTGTTAAAATTTCTTCACTGAATAAAACTTTGTATTTGTCTTTCTGTATAATGCTTTCAATTGTAAGATCAAGTCTATTTATTTCAAACATTTTAAGTAATCCAGAATGCAACTTCTCCGTGCCCTCTTTTATTAGACGATTTGTTGCACCAATAGCTCCATAATCATAAATCTGATTCAGGATTATTGATTTGTTAATTTTTGCACCAGCTTTTAATGAAAGATCAATTGATGAAATTAATTCATCATGCA includes the following:
- a CDS encoding helix-turn-helix transcriptional regulator; protein product: MEQKIHQGRNLKRFREMLNIKQEALAYDLGNDWNQKKISMLEQKDVIEDSLLKQISAVLKIPVEAFQNFDEEQAINIISNTFDNCQQPASVFYNSTINQIDQLVKLHDEKIALYERMLKEKDEMMARLEKLFNK